One stretch of Enterobacter sp. RHBSTW-00994 DNA includes these proteins:
- a CDS encoding PDR/VanB family oxidoreductase produces the protein MSEMLSVMVEGLWRQGDKSLAVRLVSANGETLPDWQPGAHIDVHLPCGIVRQYSLTGQREEKRYLICVAREAQSRGGSRYIHEMLRPGQTLLISSPRNLFPLQEAQHVLLLAAGIGITPLYAMALHLEASETPFTLHYYVKHPGSAAFLQALSRPFRYGTYVLHSSRDGQSPRTTLMEVLPPPDGGLHAYVCGPEGFMAQVRDAGVSLGWSETQIHSEAFQPVSSCSGSDNGDVFTVTLSSTGESWPVPADKTIAQVLLANGVAVPLSCEMGICGACLTPVIDGVVDHRDTVQSAAEKAAADQQVALCCSRSHSGELVIGL, from the coding sequence ATGAGTGAGATGCTGAGCGTTATGGTTGAGGGATTATGGCGTCAGGGCGATAAGAGCCTGGCGGTCAGGCTGGTTTCAGCCAACGGGGAGACACTTCCTGACTGGCAACCTGGGGCACATATCGACGTCCATCTGCCTTGCGGGATTGTCCGTCAGTATTCGCTGACCGGGCAGCGTGAGGAAAAGCGCTATCTTATCTGCGTGGCGCGGGAAGCGCAGTCTCGCGGCGGATCACGCTATATTCATGAGATGCTACGCCCCGGTCAGACGTTGCTTATCTCCTCACCGCGCAATCTGTTCCCGCTACAGGAGGCACAGCACGTTCTGCTGCTGGCTGCGGGTATTGGCATTACGCCGCTGTACGCGATGGCCTTGCATCTGGAGGCCTCAGAAACGCCGTTTACGCTGCATTACTATGTCAAACACCCAGGCAGTGCTGCCTTCCTTCAGGCCCTGTCACGCCCGTTCAGGTATGGTACTTACGTGCTCCATAGCTCCCGTGACGGGCAGAGCCCACGCACCACACTGATGGAGGTTCTGCCTCCGCCTGATGGGGGTTTACATGCCTACGTCTGCGGCCCGGAAGGTTTTATGGCTCAGGTACGCGATGCTGGCGTGTCCCTGGGCTGGTCCGAGACGCAGATCCACAGCGAGGCTTTCCAGCCGGTGTCGTCCTGTTCTGGCAGCGATAACGGCGACGTTTTTACCGTCACCCTCTCCTCTACCGGTGAAAGCTGGCCTGTACCTGCGGATAAGACCATAGCCCAGGTGCTGCTGGCTAACGGCGTTGCGGTTCCGCTCTCCTGTGAAATGGGGATTTGCGGCGCGTGCCTGACGCCCGTGATTGATGGCGTGGTGGATCACCGGGATACGGTTCAGTCGGCGGCGGAGAAAGCCGCTGCGGATCAGCAGGTAGCGCTGTGCTGCTCCCGGAGTCACTCAGGGGAACTGGTGATTGGGCTATAG
- the hpxD gene encoding molybdenum cofactor-independent xanthine hydroxylase subunit HpxD, whose translation MRRELPTPPAHCTFEPEDWLRLAKCWHPVARACDIGPAPVKATLLDEQLVIYRIKDQVVVARDVCPHRGVPLTLGFHDEEGIICPYHGLRFGEDGRCNRIPSSPDQPVPAKLNLTSFAVEERYGLIWTCLAWEPENPMPLPTMPHWDDAGFQQINCPAFEVNGFAGRQVEGFLDVAHFAWIHTDTFADPDNQVVPVYQPQETGFGFIADYWSSVSNYPANSDLRAPEGFQWLRHFEMHLPFTATLTIHFPGESRLVIMNAASPVSSRVTRMFAPIARNFDLHIPVEDVHAFNLRVFEEDRLMVETQRPERLPLDLTLEAHIPADRSSIAYRRGLKKMGFGEFFLV comes from the coding sequence ATGAGAAGAGAACTCCCTACCCCACCCGCCCATTGCACCTTTGAGCCAGAAGACTGGCTGCGCCTGGCGAAATGCTGGCATCCGGTCGCGCGGGCATGTGACATTGGCCCGGCCCCGGTTAAAGCCACCTTGCTCGATGAACAACTGGTGATCTATCGCATTAAAGACCAGGTGGTGGTTGCACGCGACGTCTGCCCCCATCGCGGCGTGCCGCTGACGCTCGGATTTCACGACGAGGAGGGCATTATCTGTCCTTACCACGGTTTACGTTTTGGCGAGGACGGACGTTGTAACCGAATTCCCTCAAGCCCTGACCAGCCCGTGCCGGCAAAACTGAATCTGACCAGCTTTGCCGTGGAAGAGCGCTATGGCCTGATCTGGACCTGTCTCGCCTGGGAGCCTGAAAACCCGATGCCGCTCCCCACGATGCCCCACTGGGACGACGCAGGGTTTCAGCAGATTAACTGCCCGGCGTTTGAGGTTAACGGCTTTGCCGGTCGCCAGGTGGAAGGGTTTCTCGATGTCGCCCACTTCGCGTGGATCCACACGGATACCTTTGCCGACCCGGATAACCAGGTCGTTCCGGTGTATCAGCCGCAGGAAACCGGGTTTGGCTTCATTGCGGATTACTGGAGTTCGGTGAGCAATTACCCGGCCAACTCTGATTTGCGTGCGCCGGAAGGCTTCCAGTGGTTGCGTCATTTTGAGATGCACCTGCCATTTACCGCCACGCTTACGATCCACTTTCCGGGCGAATCACGGCTGGTGATCATGAACGCCGCCTCACCGGTATCTTCCCGCGTGACGCGTATGTTTGCCCCTATCGCGCGGAATTTTGACCTGCATATTCCGGTTGAAGATGTTCATGCCTTCAATTTACGGGTGTTTGAAGAAGATCGCCTGATGGTGGAGACCCAGCGGCCGGAAAGACTTCCGCTGGATCTCACTCTGGAAGCCCATATTCCTGCGGACAGAAGCTCTATTGCCTATCGCCGTGGGCTGAAAAAAATGGGTTTTGGCGAATTTTTCCTGGTGTGA
- the hpxO gene encoding FAD-dependent urate hydroxylase HpxO, whose protein sequence is MKAIVIGAGIGGLSAAVALKNAGIVCTVFEAVKEIKPVGAAISVWPNGVKCMNHLGMGEMMETYGGPMHEMAYCDYQRGDILTQFSLAPLVARTGGRPCPVSRTELQREMLDFWGRDAVQFGKRVTQVNETAEGVTVHFMDGTTAQGDFLIAADGSHSVLRPYVLGYTPERRYAGYVNWNGLVEIDETIAPAHQWTTFVGEGKRVSLMPVSGGRFYFFFDVPLPAGLAEDRSTLRADLTRYFSGWAEPVQKLIAALDPTTTNRIEIHDIDPFDSLVRGNVALLGDAGHSTTPDIGQGGCAAMEDAVVLGDCLRENHNIELALRQYEALRCDRVRDLVLKARKRCDITHGKDMALTQAWYKELEAETGERIINGLCDTIQGGPLG, encoded by the coding sequence ATGAAAGCCATCGTGATTGGTGCGGGGATTGGCGGATTAAGCGCAGCCGTGGCACTCAAAAATGCCGGCATTGTGTGTACCGTGTTTGAAGCTGTGAAAGAGATCAAGCCCGTAGGCGCGGCCATCTCCGTCTGGCCTAACGGCGTGAAGTGCATGAACCATCTTGGCATGGGCGAGATGATGGAAACCTATGGCGGCCCGATGCATGAGATGGCCTATTGCGACTATCAACGCGGCGATATTCTCACCCAGTTTAGCCTCGCGCCGCTGGTGGCGCGTACAGGCGGCAGACCCTGCCCTGTATCGCGCACCGAGCTGCAACGGGAAATGCTCGATTTCTGGGGACGCGACGCGGTGCAGTTCGGCAAACGCGTCACGCAGGTCAATGAGACGGCCGAGGGCGTCACCGTCCACTTTATGGACGGTACAACGGCGCAGGGCGATTTTCTGATTGCTGCCGACGGCAGTCATTCAGTGTTGCGTCCATATGTTCTGGGCTATACCCCGGAGCGTCGCTATGCCGGTTACGTTAACTGGAATGGTCTGGTGGAGATTGACGAAACCATCGCCCCTGCACATCAGTGGACGACGTTTGTCGGCGAAGGCAAACGCGTATCGCTGATGCCCGTCTCCGGGGGGCGTTTCTATTTCTTCTTTGACGTACCGCTACCAGCGGGGCTTGCTGAAGATCGCAGCACCCTGCGGGCCGATCTCACCCGCTATTTCAGCGGCTGGGCCGAGCCGGTACAGAAACTTATCGCGGCGCTTGATCCCACAACCACCAACCGGATTGAGATCCATGATATCGATCCGTTCGACAGCCTGGTGCGCGGCAACGTCGCCCTGCTGGGCGATGCAGGACACAGCACCACGCCGGATATCGGCCAGGGCGGTTGCGCCGCAATGGAAGACGCCGTGGTGCTGGGAGATTGTCTGCGCGAAAACCACAACATTGAGCTGGCGCTACGTCAGTATGAGGCCCTGCGCTGTGACCGCGTCCGCGACCTGGTACTCAAGGCACGCAAACGCTGTGACATCACTCACGGCAAAGATATGGCGCTGACTCAGGCGTGGTACAAAGAGCTCGAAGCAGAAACCGGCGAGCGCATTATTAATGGCCTGTGCGACACCATTCAGGGCGGACCTTTAGGCTGA
- the uraD gene encoding 2-oxo-4-hydroxy-4-carboxy-5-ureidoimidazoline decarboxylase, which produces MIALNDFNRLEHDEAVACLRPCVAIESWSEALADARPFASLSALFDYGHGISLAWDEAALAQALSAHPRIGEKPAGQQTHAAMSRQEQSAVNDCDADLTQSLREGNARYEARFGRVFLIRAKGRSGEAILQALEQRLKNSDAEEVQSALTQLREITLLRLEGVVGE; this is translated from the coding sequence ATGATTGCACTGAATGATTTTAATCGACTGGAGCACGACGAGGCTGTCGCCTGCTTACGTCCGTGTGTGGCCATTGAGAGCTGGTCTGAGGCCCTGGCAGATGCCCGTCCTTTTGCCAGCCTGTCAGCCTTGTTTGATTATGGGCATGGGATTTCTCTCGCCTGGGACGAAGCCGCACTGGCTCAGGCGCTCAGCGCTCATCCCCGTATCGGGGAAAAGCCAGCAGGCCAGCAGACGCACGCGGCGATGTCTCGCCAGGAGCAGTCTGCGGTTAACGACTGCGACGCCGATCTTACACAGTCTCTGAGGGAGGGGAATGCCCGTTATGAGGCCCGGTTTGGGCGTGTCTTTTTGATCCGCGCGAAAGGACGTAGCGGAGAGGCGATCCTGCAGGCACTGGAACAGCGTCTGAAAAACAGCGATGCTGAAGAGGTGCAGTCAGCCCTGACGCAACTGCGCGAAATCACGTTATTACGGCTGGAAGGAGTGGTTGGCGAATGA
- the uraH gene encoding hydroxyisourate hydrolase — MNTLSTHILDISTGKPAQGVTVRLECHGEVVAAEITNDNGRIREFVPFLTAGHYRLVAETGLWFSATGRNTVYPCAQIDFVVGETADEHFHLPFVIAPGGWSTYRGS; from the coding sequence ATGAATACACTCAGTACCCATATTCTCGATATCTCCACAGGTAAACCCGCACAGGGCGTGACGGTTCGTCTTGAGTGCCACGGTGAGGTGGTTGCGGCGGAGATCACCAATGATAACGGTCGTATCCGTGAATTTGTCCCCTTCCTGACGGCGGGGCACTACCGCCTGGTGGCGGAGACAGGTCTGTGGTTTAGCGCAACGGGCCGCAATACGGTCTACCCCTGCGCGCAAATTGATTTTGTGGTGGGAGAGACGGCAGATGAGCACTTCCATCTGCCGTTTGTCATTGCACCGGGAGGCTGGTCAACTTACCGTGGCAGTTGA
- the guaD gene encoding guanine deaminase has translation MDYQTAIRGAFFDIAEVCDSADAIAHHARYLDDGLLFIQDGNIVAHMAWREGEQYLDPHKGYTDLRGKLLLPGFVDAHVHYPQTEMIGAFGEQLLEWLTTYTFPVESQFADEAYAAGIAEFFVNQLVSHGTTTALVFCTLHPESVDALFREALRLNMRLIAGKVMMDRHTPDYLTETAGQSYRQTRELILRWQHQGRLGYAITPRFAPTSSPELLAAVSLLREEFPDTWLQTHLSENPNEVAWVNDLWPEHERYLDVYHHYGLTGERSVFAHGIHLHEKEWQCLHDTGSAVAFCPTSNLFLGSGLFRLPACWQNRVRMGIGTDVGAGTTFSMLRTLGEAYKVGQLQSYRLRASEAFYHATLGGAHALRLDHKIGNFTPGKEADFVVIDPAVTPLQRLRNGRCKDVYEQLFVLMTLGDERNISETWVNGQQVWSTATVS, from the coding sequence ATGGATTATCAGACAGCGATCCGCGGCGCATTCTTTGATATTGCCGAAGTCTGCGACAGCGCAGACGCTATCGCCCACCACGCACGCTACCTTGACGATGGGTTGTTGTTTATTCAGGACGGCAACATCGTGGCGCACATGGCCTGGCGTGAAGGTGAGCAGTACCTTGATCCCCATAAAGGTTACACCGACCTGCGGGGCAAGCTGTTGCTGCCTGGCTTTGTCGATGCACACGTCCATTATCCGCAAACGGAGATGATTGGCGCGTTTGGCGAGCAGCTTCTGGAGTGGCTAACCACCTACACATTTCCAGTGGAGAGTCAGTTTGCCGATGAAGCGTATGCCGCCGGGATAGCCGAATTTTTCGTGAATCAACTGGTGAGCCACGGCACGACGACGGCGCTGGTGTTTTGCACATTACATCCTGAATCCGTCGACGCGCTGTTTCGCGAGGCCCTGCGCCTCAACATGCGGCTGATTGCTGGTAAAGTGATGATGGACCGGCATACACCTGATTACCTGACCGAAACCGCCGGACAGAGCTACCGCCAGACGCGGGAGCTTATCCTGCGCTGGCAGCATCAGGGACGGCTGGGGTATGCCATTACACCACGCTTTGCCCCGACCTCCTCCCCTGAGCTTCTCGCTGCAGTCAGCCTGCTCAGAGAGGAGTTTCCGGACACCTGGCTGCAAACCCACCTGAGCGAAAACCCGAACGAAGTGGCCTGGGTAAACGATCTCTGGCCGGAGCATGAGCGTTATCTGGATGTGTATCACCACTATGGACTGACCGGAGAGCGCAGCGTTTTTGCCCATGGTATTCATCTGCACGAGAAAGAGTGGCAGTGTCTGCATGATACCGGCTCGGCGGTCGCGTTTTGCCCCACGTCTAACCTGTTTCTCGGCAGCGGTCTGTTTCGCTTACCCGCCTGCTGGCAAAACAGAGTGCGGATGGGCATCGGAACAGATGTGGGGGCGGGAACGACGTTCAGCATGCTGCGCACGCTGGGCGAGGCCTATAAGGTCGGTCAGTTACAGAGCTACCGGCTACGCGCCAGTGAAGCCTTCTACCACGCCACGCTGGGCGGCGCACATGCCCTGCGACTGGATCACAAAATTGGTAATTTCACTCCAGGTAAAGAGGCCGATTTTGTGGTGATTGACCCGGCAGTAACCCCGTTACAGCGCCTGCGTAATGGACGCTGTAAGGATGTGTATGAGCAGTTATTCGTGCTGATGACTCTGGGAGATGAGCGCAATATTAGCGAAACCTGGGTCAATGGTCAGCAGGTATGGTCAACTGCCACGGTAAGTTGA
- a CDS encoding NCS1 family nucleobase:cation symporter-1 — MPNTQNAHQVKAADSGAVYSPRLCNEDLAPTRDQNWSWYNIFSFWMSDVHSMGGYVVAASFFTLGLASWQVLLCLLVGICIVQLCANLVAKPSQMAGVPYAVICRQAFGVFGANIPAVIRGLIAFAWYGIQTYLAANALMLVGLKFWPSLSALTTDSFLGLSHLGWVCFAIMWVLQAMVFWHGMSAIKRFIDIAGPAVYVVMLALAGWIVYKTGFDGISFTLASKSLSAGEQTWQMITATALVVSYFSGPLLNFGDFSRYGKSMGEIRRGNRWGLPFNFLLFSIVTVVIVSGTQSLFGRMITDPIETVSRVGNDLAVAIGLLTMITATIGINIVANFVSPAFDFSNCSPQKISFRTGGMIAAVGSILLTPWNLFNSPELIHYTLDVLGAFIGPLFGILIADFYLIKRGNVSVDDLFDDTPKGKYWYRNGFNPKAIGALIPSVAIGLVISFIPSLHEVANFSWFIGVFLGGATYRWLAREERVAATETHFRANIAAQKE, encoded by the coding sequence ATGCCAAATACACAAAACGCGCATCAGGTTAAGGCCGCTGATTCCGGTGCTGTATACAGCCCTCGGCTTTGCAATGAGGATCTGGCACCCACGCGTGACCAGAACTGGAGCTGGTACAACATCTTTTCTTTCTGGATGTCGGATGTTCATAGCATGGGGGGATATGTTGTCGCCGCGAGTTTCTTCACGCTCGGGCTGGCAAGCTGGCAGGTGTTGCTCTGCCTGCTGGTGGGGATTTGTATTGTGCAGTTATGCGCCAATCTGGTGGCGAAACCAAGCCAGATGGCGGGCGTGCCTTATGCAGTCATCTGCCGTCAGGCCTTTGGCGTGTTCGGGGCCAACATTCCGGCGGTGATCCGCGGGCTTATCGCCTTTGCCTGGTACGGCATTCAGACCTACCTTGCCGCAAATGCCCTGATGCTGGTCGGGCTGAAATTCTGGCCGTCGCTGAGCGCCCTGACCACGGATTCATTCCTGGGGCTGTCGCATCTTGGCTGGGTCTGCTTTGCCATCATGTGGGTGCTACAGGCGATGGTCTTCTGGCATGGTATGAGCGCCATTAAGCGCTTTATCGATATCGCCGGTCCGGCTGTCTATGTGGTGATGCTGGCGCTGGCAGGATGGATTGTATACAAGACGGGTTTCGACGGGATCTCCTTTACCCTCGCCAGCAAATCGCTGAGCGCGGGCGAGCAAACCTGGCAGATGATTACCGCTACGGCACTGGTTGTCTCTTACTTCTCCGGCCCGCTGCTCAACTTCGGTGACTTCTCCCGTTACGGTAAAAGCATGGGTGAGATCCGCCGGGGCAACCGCTGGGGCTTACCATTCAACTTCCTGTTGTTCTCGATTGTCACCGTGGTCATTGTTTCCGGCACGCAGTCGCTGTTTGGCCGCATGATCACCGATCCGATTGAAACCGTCAGTCGTGTAGGTAACGACCTGGCCGTGGCGATTGGCCTGCTGACCATGATTACCGCCACTATCGGTATTAACATCGTGGCGAACTTTGTCTCCCCGGCGTTTGATTTCTCCAACTGTTCACCACAGAAGATCAGCTTCCGCACCGGCGGGATGATTGCCGCCGTCGGCTCTATTCTGTTAACCCCGTGGAACCTCTTTAACTCCCCGGAACTTATCCACTACACCCTGGATGTGCTCGGCGCGTTTATCGGCCCGCTGTTCGGTATTCTGATTGCGGACTTTTATCTGATTAAACGCGGCAACGTTTCCGTAGACGATCTATTTGACGATACGCCGAAAGGCAAATACTGGTATCGCAACGGCTTTAACCCGAAGGCCATTGGGGCACTGATTCCCTCCGTGGCGATTGGTCTGGTCATCAGCTTTATCCCTTCCCTGCACGAAGTGGCAAACTTTAGCTGGTTTATCGGTGTGTTCCTGGGGGGCGCAACCTACCGCTGGCTGGCACGCGAAGAGCGCGTTGCAGCCACAGAGACACACTTTCGCGCAAACATCGCAGCGCAAAAAGAGTAA
- a CDS encoding GntR family transcriptional regulator, producing the protein MNNVKSLHAAPDLHDKDESIYQSLMTAIVEHQLLPGSKLPEEALAEVFGVSRTGIRKVLQRLAAVQMVTLTPKRGAHVASPTVEEAQHIFRTRALLEVANLPDVLAHCQPPHLAALEAIIRQEQQAHEAYDGPAAIRHSADFHIQLQAISGNQVLTEMVTSLSQRSSLVIAAWGAPWRQGCRCNDHEQLVDLLRQKALQPLSDALMHHFEHIVASLCFERAGECLPDFARLFAGHKES; encoded by the coding sequence ATGAACAACGTGAAAAGTCTGCATGCCGCGCCAGACCTGCATGACAAAGACGAATCCATCTATCAGTCGCTGATGACAGCCATTGTCGAACATCAGTTGCTGCCGGGAAGCAAATTACCGGAAGAGGCGCTGGCCGAGGTGTTTGGCGTTAGCCGCACGGGCATCCGCAAGGTGCTGCAACGACTCGCGGCTGTGCAAATGGTCACGTTAACGCCCAAACGTGGTGCACACGTCGCCAGTCCGACGGTAGAAGAGGCACAGCATATCTTTCGTACCCGCGCATTACTGGAGGTGGCAAATCTGCCCGATGTGCTGGCGCACTGTCAGCCGCCGCACCTGGCGGCACTGGAGGCGATCATCCGTCAGGAACAGCAGGCGCACGAGGCCTACGACGGCCCGGCGGCGATCCGTCACTCTGCTGATTTTCATATTCAGTTGCAGGCCATTTCAGGCAATCAGGTGCTCACTGAAATGGTGACCAGCCTGAGCCAGCGTTCGTCACTGGTCATCGCCGCATGGGGCGCGCCGTGGCGTCAGGGTTGCCGCTGTAACGACCATGAGCAGCTGGTGGATCTGCTGCGCCAGAAAGCACTTCAGCCGTTAAGTGATGCCCTGATGCACCATTTTGAACATATTGTCGCCAGCCTTTGCTTTGAGCGGGCGGGTGAATGCTTACCTGATTTTGCCCGGCTGTTTGCGGGCCACAAGGAGTCGTAA
- the hpxA gene encoding allantoin racemase — protein MSSVCIQVINPNTNPGMTETIGAAARAVAAPGTEILAVCPSEGVPSIEGHFDEAIAAVGVLEQISAGRQQGVDGHVIACFGDPGLLAARELAQGPVIGIAEAAMHMATMVATRFSIVTTLPRTLIIARHLLHQYGFQDHCAALHAIDLPVLALEDGSGLAQEKVRARCIQAIKEDGSGAIVLGCGGMATLAQELTRELHVPVIDGVSAAVKMVESLVALGLSTSKQGDLAFPERKALSGKFQVLNPF, from the coding sequence ATGTCATCTGTGTGTATACAAGTGATCAACCCCAATACCAATCCGGGGATGACTGAAACCATCGGTGCAGCCGCGCGAGCCGTTGCGGCGCCGGGAACCGAGATCCTGGCCGTTTGCCCGAGCGAAGGTGTGCCCTCTATCGAAGGTCACTTTGATGAAGCCATTGCGGCGGTCGGCGTTCTCGAGCAAATCAGCGCGGGACGCCAGCAGGGGGTGGATGGTCATGTTATCGCCTGCTTTGGCGATCCGGGTCTGCTCGCTGCGCGTGAGCTGGCTCAGGGGCCGGTGATAGGCATCGCGGAAGCCGCCATGCACATGGCGACAATGGTGGCGACGCGTTTTTCTATTGTCACCACTTTGCCGCGCACGCTGATCATCGCTCGCCACCTTCTGCACCAGTATGGTTTTCAGGATCACTGTGCTGCCCTGCATGCGATCGACTTACCGGTTCTGGCACTTGAAGACGGTAGCGGTCTGGCACAGGAGAAAGTCCGGGCGCGGTGTATTCAGGCGATTAAAGAGGATGGCAGCGGGGCGATTGTGCTGGGCTGTGGCGGGATGGCGACCCTGGCGCAGGAGCTGACGCGTGAGCTGCATGTGCCGGTGATTGACGGCGTCAGTGCGGCGGTGAAGATGGTTGAATCGCTGGTGGCACTGGGGCTATCGACCAGTAAACAGGGCGATCTCGCTTTTCCGGAACGCAAGGCGTTGAGCGGTAAATTTCAGGTATTGAATCCATTTTAA
- the puuE gene encoding allantoinase PuuE → MALFEQDYPRDLRGYAGKPPHAQWPNQARIAVQFVLNYEEGAENHVLHGDAGSEQFLSDIIGAASYPDRHMSMDSLYEYGSRAGFWRIHNEFSRRGLPLTVFGVAMGLARHPDIVGAIKTANYDVVSHGWRWIHYQNMDIAQEREHLQKAVHVLTDLFGKPPTGWYTGRDSPNTRQLVVEHGGFDYDSDYYGDDLPFWTEVACSDGARKPHLIVPYTLDANDMRFATAQGFNTAEQFYTYLKDSFDVLYEEGEDAPKMMSIGMHCRLLGRPGRFRALQRFLDYVQQHDRVWVCTRQQIADHWREAHPFQR, encoded by the coding sequence ATGGCGCTTTTTGAACAGGACTATCCGCGTGACTTGCGCGGATATGCGGGGAAACCACCGCATGCGCAGTGGCCAAACCAGGCCCGTATTGCCGTCCAGTTTGTTCTCAATTACGAAGAGGGGGCGGAGAACCATGTGCTGCATGGTGACGCGGGTTCTGAGCAATTTCTCTCGGACATCATCGGAGCAGCCAGCTACCCGGACCGACATATGTCGATGGATTCCCTCTATGAATACGGCAGCCGGGCCGGGTTCTGGCGTATCCATAATGAATTTAGCCGGCGCGGGCTGCCTTTAACGGTCTTCGGCGTGGCGATGGGGCTGGCGCGCCATCCTGATATCGTCGGGGCTATTAAAACCGCGAATTACGATGTCGTCAGCCACGGCTGGCGCTGGATCCACTATCAGAATATGGACATCGCTCAGGAGCGCGAGCACCTGCAAAAAGCGGTGCACGTTCTGACCGATCTGTTTGGCAAGCCGCCAACGGGTTGGTACACCGGACGCGACAGCCCCAACACCCGTCAGCTGGTGGTGGAGCACGGTGGGTTTGACTATGACAGTGACTACTACGGTGACGATTTACCTTTCTGGACTGAGGTGGCGTGCAGTGACGGCGCACGCAAGCCGCACCTGATTGTGCCCTATACCCTTGATGCCAACGACATGCGTTTCGCCACGGCGCAAGGGTTCAACACCGCAGAGCAGTTCTACACCTATCTGAAAGACAGCTTTGATGTGCTCTACGAAGAGGGCGAAGACGCTCCCAAAATGATGTCCATTGGCATGCACTGCCGTCTTTTGGGACGTCCGGGACGGTTCCGCGCACTGCAACGTTTTCTGGATTACGTCCAGCAGCATGACCGCGTGTGGGTCTGTACGCGCCAGCAGATCGCCGATCACTGGCGGGAAGCGCATCCTTTCCAGAGATAA
- the hpxZ gene encoding oxalurate catabolism protein HpxZ, with protein MISHDDINLPWVLADVTAAFYRYEDALVSNNIAVLDELFWHDKNTVRLGAGENLYGIDEIRAFRAARPSAGLQRVLRHTVITTFGEDYAVCSTEFTREGTERIGRQQQTWVRFSYGWRIVGAQVSLMSS; from the coding sequence ATGATCAGTCACGATGACATTAACCTGCCATGGGTACTGGCCGACGTCACCGCAGCGTTTTATCGCTATGAGGATGCGCTGGTCAGTAACAATATTGCGGTGCTGGATGAACTCTTCTGGCATGACAAAAACACCGTGCGACTGGGGGCGGGAGAAAACCTGTACGGTATTGATGAGATCCGTGCTTTTCGTGCCGCGCGCCCTTCAGCCGGATTGCAGCGGGTGTTGCGCCATACGGTGATCACCACTTTTGGGGAGGATTATGCAGTGTGCAGTACGGAGTTTACGCGTGAGGGAACGGAGCGAATTGGACGCCAGCAACAGACGTGGGTGAGATTTTCTTACGGGTGGAGGATTGTGGGGGCACAGGTGAGTTTAATGTCCAGTTGA